Below is a genomic region from Dehalococcoides mccartyi.
GACAAAATCCGCCTGCGTAAAATATATTCCGCGGAGATTTCACCGGTACTGTTTAAGCATGTTCTGCTTTCGGGTTACTAGGATTAAGCCCTATTTAGATGTATAATACCCCCAAGCCAAGTCTGGCAGGAGTGTGCATTAATAATGACCCATATAAAAAGCCCTTTAGCTTTGGAATTTGCCGGTTTCTGGCGGCGATTCGGAGCATTTATTATAGACGACATAATTATCAGTATTATCTCTTCGGCCTTTGTACCTGTACACTGGTTTGAAATACCGGTTTTCTGGAATATAGACAGCCTATCCGGTATCTGGTGGCTGGCAGCCCCGGTTATAGCATTTACCAATGTGCTTTCGCTATCTGTTTTGGTAGCCTATTTTGTATTTTTCTGGTACTGGCGCGGACAGACCCCCGGTATGATGGTTGCCCAGATAAAAGTTATCCAGACAGACGGCTCAGGGATTTCACTGGGAATTTCCTTTATCCGCTTTCTGGGGCTTATTCTGGCCAGCCTGCCCTTGGGATTGGGGCTTTTCTGGATTGTCTGTGACCGCCGCAAACAGGGCTGGCATGATAAAATGGCAAATACAGTAGTAGTCAAACTACCCAAACCACCTGAGATTACCGCACCCCAAGCTACCTGAAACTAAATATCCAAACAGCCCTCCGAATGACGGGCTGTATCTATAAGGCAGGACAAAATGACAAATGAAGTAAGAGTACGCTACGCCCCCAGCCCAACGGGTTACCCCCATCTGGGCAATATCCGCACTGCTATGTTCAACTGGCTCTTTGCCAGACACAACAGCGGTAAATTTATTGTCCGCATAGAGGATACTGACCGCGAACGCTACGTGGAAGGGGCGGTGGAATCTATACTGGAAAGCCTGAACTGGCTGGGGCTGGACTGGGATGAAGGCCCGGACAAAGGCG
It encodes:
- a CDS encoding RDD family protein, which produces MTHIKSPLALEFAGFWRRFGAFIIDDIIISIISSAFVPVHWFEIPVFWNIDSLSGIWWLAAPVIAFTNVLSLSVLVAYFVFFWYWRGQTPGMMVAQIKVIQTDGSGISLGISFIRFLGLILASLPLGLGLFWIVCDRRKQGWHDKMANTVVVKLPKPPEITAPQAT